A genomic window from Salvia miltiorrhiza cultivar Shanhuang (shh) chromosome 5, IMPLAD_Smil_shh, whole genome shotgun sequence includes:
- the LOC130986713 gene encoding uncharacterized protein LOC130986713: MGFGALRSLIRPVSRILSPASHFSPSARTFSTTSPPQLRHLFAPLRRDIPWIPPRSAFHSLTDTRYPKRRPVDKPRRKRASLKPPGPYAWVKCVPGETILPNQPNQGSVKRRNEKKRIKQQRAFIKSERKIRRAQVQEAKKKKLTLRVERKMAAVARERAWAERLVELKQIEEEKKQQAAMS, encoded by the exons ATGGGTTTCGGAGCCCTAAGATCCCTTATCCGACCCGTATCCAGAATCCTTTCACCCGCCTCCCATTTTTCTCCATCAGCAAGAACATTCTCCACCACCTCTCCGCCGCAGCTCCGCCACCTCTTCGCCCCCCTCCGCCGCGACATTCCTTGGATTCCTCCTCGCAGCGCCTTCCACAGTCTCACAGACACCAGGTACCCGAAACGTAGGCCCGTCGACAAGCCGCGCCGCAAGAGAGCAAGCTTGAAACCTCCAG GTCCGTATGCGTGGGTGAAATGTGTTCCTGGGGAAACTATACTTCCCAATCAACCGAACCAGGGAAGTGTCAAGAGAAGGAACGAGAAGAAGAGAATCAAACAGCAGCGTGCATTCATAAAG TCGGAAAGAAAGATACGCAGAGCTCAGGTGCAGGAGgccaagaagaagaagctcaccCTAAGGGTGGAGCGTAAGATGGCTGCCGTTGCAAGAGAGAGAGCTTGGGCAGAAAGATTAGTCGAGCTTAAACAGATCgaagaggagaagaagcagcAAGCAGCTATGAGTTGA
- the LOC130986714 gene encoding 3-epi-6-deoxocathasterone 23-monooxygenase CYP90C1, with amino-acid sequence MEWLSLEGYWALMAISVCVVCVWVTKKREEKGVLESDGERFVVPRGSWGWPLIGETFEFIASGYTSTPVSFMEKRKSLYGGVFRTHILGKAIVVSTDPDVSKVILQNHGNAFVPCYPKSITELLGKSSILQINGALHKRLHALIGVFLKSTQLKNRITRDVEKIVRLSLSSWMDKSCQVYVQDETKKITFQILVRVLMSIGPGDEMECLKREFEEFIKGLICLPVNLPGTRLYKSLKAKERLLKVVDKIVEARKTAMEENEEKVPPNDAIDVLLRDSGESDGIPLDFISGNIIEMMIPGEETVPTAMTLAVKFLVDNPVALAHMVEENMELKKRKINSSEDYSWTDYMSLPFTQNVINETLRLANIINAVWRKALKDVKIKGYLIPKGWCVLASFSSIHMDETNYENPYKFDPWRWKKIGSAANNNIFTPFGGGQRLCPGLELSRLEVSIFLHHLVTTYRLSAERDEIIYFPTVKMKRKLPITVTPLDQ; translated from the exons ATGGAGTGGTTAAGTTTGGAAGGGTACTGGGCTTTGATGGCGATTTCAGTGTGTGTAGTGTGTGTGTGGGTGAcgaagaagagagaggaaaaggGTGTTTTAGAGAGTGATGGAGAGCGCTTCGTGGTTCCAAGAGGGAGCTGGGGTTGGCCATTGATAGGGGAAACGTTTGAGTTTATTGCATCTGGTTACACCTCCACGCCCGTCAGCTTCATGGAAAAGCGCAAATCTCT GTATGGAGGTGTTTTTAGAACACACATTCTGGGGAAGGCCATCGTCGTGTCCACTGATCCCGATGTGAGCAAAGTGATCTTACAAAACCACGGGAATGCCTTCGTACCTTGCTATCCTAAATCCATTACTGAACTACTAGGAAAATCCTCGATTCTCCAAATCAATGGTGCTTTGCACAAGAGGCTGCACGCTCTGATTGGAGTTTTCCTGAAATCAACCCAACTCAAAAACAGGATCACTAGAGATGTCGAGAAAATTGTTCGCCTCTCCCTCTCGTCTTGGATGGACAAAAGTTGCCAAGTGTATGTGCAAGATGAAACCAAAAAG ATTACATTTCAAATTCTTGTCAGAGTGCTAATGAGCATTGGTCCAGGTGATGAGATGGAGTGTCTAAAGAGAGAATTTGAAGAATTTATCAAAGGCCTCATTTGCTTACCCGTTAATCTCCCCGGGACGAGACTCTATAAGTCTTTGAAG GCAAAGGAGAGACTGTTGAAAGTGGTAGACAAAATTGTAGAGGCACGAAAAACGGCTATGGAGGAAAATGAAGAGAAAGTGCCGCCAAATGATGCAATTGACGTGCTACTACGCGACAGTGGGGAGTCAGACGGGATCCCTCTTGATTTTATCAGTGGGAATATTATAGAAATGATGATTCCAGGAGAAGAGACGGTGCCAACAGCTATGACCCTAGCAGTTAAATTCCTCGTTGACAACCCTGTCGCCTTAGCGCATATGGTG GAGGAAAACATGGAACTTAAAAAGCGAAAAATTAATTCAAGTGAAGACTACTCTTGGACTGATTATATGTCATTGCCGTTCACTCAAAAT GTTATCAATGAAACATTGAGGCTGGCAAATATAATCAATGCAGTGTGGAGAAAAGCTCTCAAGGATGTCAAAATAAAAG GTTACTTAATACCAAAAGGATGGTGCGTTTTGGCATCCTTCAGCTCCATTCACATGGATGAGACGAATTACGAGAACCCTTACAAATTCGATCCGTGGAGATGGAAG AAAATAGGAAGTGCTGCAAACAACAACATCTTTACACCATTTGGTGGGGGGCAGCGGCTATGTCCCGGTCTGGAACTTTCTCGCCTTGAAGTCTCGATTTTCCTCCATCATCTCGTCACAACTTACCG ATTGTCTGCTGAGAGGGACGAGATAATCTACTTTCCAACGGTGAAGATGAAGAGGAAGCTTCCCATCACGGTCACGCCCCTTGACCAATGA